One genomic region from Nitrospirota bacterium encodes:
- a CDS encoding MOSC domain-containing protein: MNGRVAAINISRHKGVRKETVEEVFIKEDFGIEGDAHASSAWHRQVSLLAMESIIKMKESGADVGPGDFAENITTEGIDLKNLTVSTRIDVGGSVELEVTQIGKTCHSRCAIYYQAGCCVMPEEGIFARVVRGGKIRIGDSVSIDY; this comes from the coding sequence ATGAATGGCAGAGTTGCAGCAATTAATATAAGCAGGCACAAGGGTGTCAGAAAAGAGACCGTTGAAGAGGTCTTTATCAAGGAAGACTTCGGGATAGAAGGAGATGCCCACGCCTCCTCTGCCTGGCACAGGCAGGTAAGTCTTCTTGCCATGGAAAGCATAATAAAGATGAAAGAGTCAGGGGCTGATGTGGGGCCAGGTGATTTTGCTGAAAACATAACAACAGAGGGAATAGACCTAAAGAACCTGACCGTCAGTACCAGGATAGATGTCGGGGGTTCTGTAGAGCTTGAAGTAACGCAGATAGGAAAGACCTGTCATAGCCGTTGTGCCATTTATTATCAGGCCGGTTGTTGTGTCATGCCGGAAGAGGGGATTTTTGCAAGGGTGGTAAGGGGTGGTAAAATAAGGATTGGCGATAGCG